GCACGCCTGTTTGGAGCTAGAAACGGTGGGGCGCGTGTGTGCTGCCCACAGTCGGAGGGCCAGGCAGCCACCGGGCTTCTGGGAGCCAGGCCTCCCCTGGCTGGGCCCGCCTGGACGCTTGACCTTTCTCACCGGCCGCTCCTCCACTTCCTCTCGCCTGATTGCCTGTCTCTCTCGCCTCCGCAGTTTCCCTGCTTCTCACACCGGGAGCCAGCGCTTTTTCTCAGTTCGCTCCTTGCAACCAGGACAGAAGGGCGACGGCTGAAGTGGGAAGCGCCCGGCGGCCAGCCGCCTTTGCCActccctggaggggtgggagggtgagttGTCCCCTTTCTGTCCTCTCACCCCGCAGCAGCTTTCCATGCTCGCAGGACTCTTTGTCCCATCCGTCTAGGATGGGGCTCTTCTGGGGTGGCCTGGAAGAGGCTCAGAACAGCCTCTCCTGAGTTTGTTTGAAGGAAGTGGGGTGTTTTTCTTGGAGTGACGAAGACTTAGTATGTGATAGCTATCCCCAAATGTCTTCTTTTCCccctaagccttttttttttttttttaccagtaatgtttattttattattatttttttttggccgcaccacgcggcatgtggagtcctagttccccgaccagggatcgaacttgcgccccctgcattggaagcatggagtcctaaccactggactgccagggaagtccccccacaaaccttttaaaaatggtcaaatataACATATAccattttagctattttttttttttttttttttttttgcggtacgcgggcctctcactgttgtggcctctccgattgcggagcacaggctccggacgcgcaggctcagcggccatggctcacgggcccagccgctccgcggcatgtgggatcttcccagaccggggcacgaacccatgtcccctgcatcggcaggcggactctcaacccctgtgccaccagggaagccccattttagctattttttaaaattatttttttttttttgtttttggttgcattgggtctttgttgctgcgcgcgggctttctctagttgtggcaagcgggggctacccttcgttgtggtgtgcagcttctcattgcagtggcttctcgttgtggagcacaggctctaggcacgcgggcttcagtagttgcggcgtgtgggctcagtagttgtggcttgcgagctctagagtgcaggctcagtagttgtggctcacgggcttagttgcttcgcagcatgtgggatcttcccggaccagggcttgaccccgtgtcccctgcattggcaggcggattcttaaccactgcaccaccagggaagcccccacgcTAGCTATTTTTAAGGATACAATTCTGCAGCGTTAAATACATTCATCACGTTGTTGTGCAGCCATCCACCTcatccccagaactttttcatctgcCCCATTTCAGCTGGAACTGTCCCTGTTAAACAACTCCCCACTCTCCttgccaccccacccccagccctggcaccCACTGTCTACTCTGTTCTTCTGAATTTGACTCCCCTGGTAATCTCACGTGAGAGGAATCATCCAATATTTGTTCTTCCGTGACTGGTATGTTTTATTTAGCTAATGTTTTCAAGAGTCATTCGTTGGCCAAATTACATAAGGGTTGTAGCATAGACAGAACTAACCGGACTCGGCTGTTCTGGGAGGCCTACTCGAATTCAGTGACAGGAAGAGCTTTTCAACAGGCCTGTCTTCTCTGACGGCCGTGTGGGCTGTGGCGTGCTCCAGCTCCAGAAGTGGCTAGCTGAGGCTGTTGTAGAAGAGACGCCCGTGCCGGGGGAGGTCAGCCCTGCTCTGGATGGTCTCACAAGCTGCATTTCGCCCTAGGACGCTGGGATTCTGGGAGTGGGTCCCGTGGCTGTCGTGGAGTTTGCTCTGGGCTGCAGCTTTCCCCTGGCCCCTTTGGTGGAAacccttcttcttccttccttcccagagTTGTGGAGTCTTGGAGTCGATGGGAACTGTGGAGGTGCTCCGGTCCCGCCTCCGCCCCAGCCAGTGAGGGAAGCCCTTACACGGCTCCCTGagaccctgccctgcccccatctGCTTGGCACCACCAGGGATGTGCCGCCTCCTGAGAGCCGCCTCCGCTGTTCCTTAGAGGGACGGGTCGCTGCCACCACCACAACCGCTTCTGTCAGCCTCAGTAACTCTGACCTTATTCCCGCTTTGTGGTGAGGGAGCCTTCTTCCTAGCTTGTATCACGGTAACGTCGTTCCCTCCTTGGCTCTCTGTCCTTACGATCGGGCTCTTCCAATCCCAGGGACCGGGCCTCGGTGTTGACTCCGGTCTGGTGAGTGAGCCCTGGGCATGCTGGCTGGAGTGGCCGGCCACGGCCTTCAGCGCGCCCCACCTCAGGCTCTGGAATAGCCCCCGCTCCCCTTGTACTGGGTCTCTCCCCAAACTGAGTCTCTGGATTCTAGCTGCCAAGCGGCCAGACCTGAGTGTTCTCAGGGGAGAGGTAATTTTGCTCCCAGACAAACTTCTCACCCTCTTAATAACtggccttttctctctctagAACATTTGGGACTCCAGTGGGttttttgcttgtgtgtgtgtgtgttttatctttGTCCTAAACATCCACGTGTATCTCAGGCACCCCTTCACTGAATGCTGGGCCACTTGGCGAGAGTGCCGAGCTGTCGGGAGGTGCCTGGCGTTCCCTGCCACACCCCCAGCACCTCCGCCGGGCTCGGCCGAGTGAACTGACTGCTCGAGAGGCCTGATGAGTGGAGGGCAGCGATGAGGAGGAGCAGGGCCTGGGCTGCCCTGTGCTCCGTAACCAGTGGCCTCCAGGCAGCTGTGGGCCTTCTCGTTATGCAGGACGGAGGagggctggaggcagggaggtcTGTCTCACCTTTAATTTAACCCCACTTTCTTTTCTTCGCCCCTCAGTAAGGATCTTTCCCAGATGTGAAGGTCCCTCCCTGGGCACTGCTCTGGTCAGACCAACATCCAGTTGCCTGGGGACCCTGGTTCACTCCAGCACAGGCCCTTGCCTGGAGAGAGCCCggcccctgccctgcctgctTCCCTGGGCAAGGCTGCCAGGTGAGTCTGGGCCAGAGGGAGGGCGTCCCCCTGCGGAAGCTGGAAGGGGCTCTGCCTGCctgttttcctcccctcccccaggccttccTCCACCGTGACTGTTTGGTTAACTCATGGTGTGAGTGGCACGTGGCTGGCTTAGGCGAGTCCTTACAGAGCCCATTACTGTACCCACCTAGTCCTCATCCCCTCGGGCTCTCCGGCTGTGCTGTCTCCAAGGCCCAGTGTCCCCCACGTCTCCACAGGTGTTTGGAGAGTGAACACCCGGTACCCCCTCCCCTGCTCATCCCCTCGACCTCTAGGACACGCCCAGCTCCACAATGGCAGCAGAGACCCTCAACTTTGGGCCTGAGTGGTGAGTCAAGTGTGCTTTGGGTGGCGTAGAGAAGCCGGGAAGGACGGGGCTGCTCAGATTTCTGTCCCTCTCCTTCTCGTGCCCCTTCTGCAGGCTGAGGGCCCTTTCTAGTGGTGGCAGTgtggcctccccacccccatcccccgccaTGCCCAAATACAAGCTGGCCGACTATCGCTACGGGCGAGAGGAGATGCTGGCCCTCTATGTCAAGGAGAGCAAGGTAGGGGTGGGCGGGCGTGGGGTGTGGCCCAGTTGCCCGCTTGGCCTTGGCCGGTGGAGAGGGCCCCGGAGCATGTGATACCTCCTGCCCCCGTTGACAGGTCCCCGATGAGCTGCAAGACAAGGAGTTTGCTGCGGTGCTGCAGGAGGAGCCGCTGCAGCCCCTGGCGCTGGAGCCTCTGACTGAGGAGGAGCAGGTGGGGCCCTGCCGGCGGGTGCCGTGTCTCCACCGTGGAGGGGGCTGGAGTTGGGAAGGCAGGTGGTGGAGTTGCGGTTGTGGATGGGGTGGGAGCGGTCAGGTGCCTGGGTCCTCACTCCCACCCCTGGCTCCCTCCTCAGAGAAACTTCTCCCTGTCAGTGAACAGTGTGGCTGTGCTGAGGCTGATGGGGAAAGGGGCTGGTCCCCCCCTAGGTGGCGCCTCCCGTGGCAGGGGCAGCACGCGGAGCCGAGGTAGAGGGGGGTTATGGCGTGTTCTGGGGCGGGCAGCGGTGGGATTCGCGGTCTTGAGGACTTGGAGGGGTGAGCCGGCAGGTTTCCCACGCGCACCTCATTCCTCCTCCAGGCCGCGGCCGCGGTGACAGTTGCTTTTACCAAAGAAGCATTGAAGAAGGCGATGGGGCCTTTGGCCGAAACCCCCGGGAGATCCAGCGTAGCCAGAGTTGGGATGACAGGTGCAGGCTGGGAGAAGGGGGCACagaggcagagcagagaggggCCCCGGGGTTAGGGCCCAGGGTCTCACGGAGGAAGGCTTGGGTCTTGTCGTCAGAGGGCACCAGGAGACCCACCAGATCAGCCCTAGTCAGAGAGCTCTCTCTGTGCCCTCTGACCCCCTATGACCCTGCCCTTTTCCTTCCGATTCTCTGGGCACGCCCTTGGGCTTCCTTCCAAGCCCCCCCGtccccctgcccccccgccccctcccgcacCTCTCGGGGCAGAATGAACAAGGTGAGCAGAGATCCTGCAGGTTGGGGGCGGAACTGTCCTCTGACCCACACCTGTCCCTCCCGCAGAAGCGAGAGGCGGTTTGAGAAGTCGGCCAGGAGGGATGGAGGTATGGAGAGTGGCGAGGGTGGTGGCCAGGCCCTGAGTTCGTTAAGAGGTGGGGGAGGACTGAAATGGGTGGCCCCGGTTGGGGGATGTTTCCTGGGGGAGGTGGTAGGGGCAGGAGGGCCCGGAGCTGGGCTCCACTTTCCCAGCAAGGTGTATAGTAAGAGTCTTGCAGGGACCGTGGCCGCCGCCCGCTGACTGTGTCTTCCCCTGCTCCCAAGCGCGATCCGGGTTTGATGAGGGAGGGGCTGGCCCGAGGAAGGAGCATGCCCGCTCAGATAGCGAGAACTGGCGTTCTCTCCGGGAGGaacaagaggaagaggaggagggcagCTGGAGACTTGGGGCAGGACCCCGGCGAGATGGCGACCGCTGGCGCTCTGCCAGCCCTGGTGAGATGGGGGCCAGGTGGGCGCCGTCGGGGGTGGCGGGTGGCGAGAACTTCCTGTGAGGGTGGGCACCTAcggccaggcagagggagcagagagTTCTGGAGCGGGGCGGGTGGGAATGCAGTCCCGGAAGTGCCGGTTCCGGGCCGGGGGTCCCAGTGGGCGGCAGAAGAGTGGGGACTCTGGCTTGACTGGGATACCGATTCTCCTTCTCCGACTTTTCCTGCCCAGATGGCGGCCCCCGCTCTGCTGGCTGGCGGGAACATGGGGACCGGCGTCGGAAGTTTGAATTTGATTTGCGAGGGGATCGAGGAGGGTGTGgtgaagaggaggggaggggtggggggggcggctcTCACCTCCGGAGGGGCCGAGGGCCTGACGGCTTTGATGACGACAAGGATGGGCTCCCGGAGTGGTGTCTGGACGATGAGGATGAAGAAATGGGCACCTTCGATGCCTCCGGGGCCTTCTTGCCTGTCAAGGTATCTGCGAGGCGGCGAGGGGGAGACTTTTCTTAGAGGTTGGTGGGAACCTGCCCTGAGGGGGTCCTCTCACTCCACTCTTTTTTCCTCTGCCGTTCACCTCCCTGTCATATCCCCTAACCTGTGCAGAAGGGCCCCAAGGAGCCCATTCCTGAGGAGCAGGAGCTCGACTTCCAGGgtctggaggaagaggaggaagagcctTCCGAAGGGCTGGACGAGGAGGGGCCTGAGGCGGGTAAGCCTGCGCGGTAGGGCAAGGAGGACGCCTGCAGCCTCGAGCGAGCGGGGTCCGCGGGCAACACGGAGGGAGGCCGGTGCCGACACAGTGTGGGGAGGAGCCTGCAAACAGCAGGGCTGTGTCCAGAAGGCCAAGGGTCAGATGAAAATCAAAGCAGAATCAAAATGACCTTCGACAGTCCCTCGAATCTGTCGAACACGGTATTAAACCAGTGGTATTGTGTGTACAGCCCCGGACGGTGATACGGATGCGTGTCCATTACCGCAGGGGCAAGAGAGGAAGTGTGCAAAGTGGGGTTTGTGGTGTCAGTTCACCGAACCTTAGTTGTGTTGACCAAAGATACGTGGGTGGACTCAATACCCAGAGGCCCTTCTGACCACAAATGGAAGGTTTGTGCTAAATCATTTTGAAGGCCTTCCGGCTCTTTGGTTTTGAATTCTGGTAATTACCCTTCCCTTTCAGGTGGGAAAGAACTGACCCCACTGCCTCCTCAGGAGGAGAAGTCCAGctccccatccccactgcccAGCTTGGGCCCACTCTGGGGAGGCAACGGGGAAGGCGATGATGCTCTGGAGAAAGACCTGCCGGCAGCTGAAGGTAGCCAGAGGGCAGGGCCGCCCTTTCCCTGGAGCCTGGGGCTGGTGGGGAAGATGCTCCCCTTCCCTGTGGGAAGGAGGTGCAAGGAGTGTTTGTGGGGGGGCCAGAGTTAGCGCCGACTTTTCTGGAATAAGGGTGGTAGAAAGGGGACTGTCTCGCTCCCTTCTCTGGACTCACCCATTCCACCTTCCCTTCTTTGCTCCTTCTAGGAGACGATATGAGGGCAGTGCAGCTGAGTCCTGGGGTGGGTTCACCCCCTGGCCCACCTGGAGATCTGGAAGATGATGAAGGCTTGAAGCACCTGCAGCAGGTGTGAGGGGGCCTGAGAAGGCTCTGGGGATCCTCCCCTCTTGGGGGGACAGAGAGTCTTTATTCCGTCTGTCGTTGCCCCGGTTCCAGGCTCTTCCCCATTGGTCCCGCTGTGTTAGGACCTGCTCTCTTGACCCCACCCCACCTTAGCCCCAGCCCCGTCCGATGTTGCTGGGCTTGGCCGGTTAAggcttcccctctctccctgggtTCCCAGGAGGCGGAGAAGCTCGTGGCCTCCCTGCAGGACAGCTCCCTGGAGGAGGAGCAGTTCACAGCCGCCATCCAGGCCCAGGGCCTGCGCCACTCTGCAGCTGCCACCGCCCTCCCCCTCAGCCATGGCGCGGCCCGGAAGTGGTTCTACAAGGACCCGCAGGGGGAGATCCAAGGTGCCCGTGGGAAACAGGGCATGCAGGAGGGGCTCCTGGGGCGTGGGGACAGCACCGTTCTCATCAAGGGCTCCTCTGGCGCACCTTTCTGACCACAGCCCCCTTTCCCTTGGCCCAGGCCCCTTCACGACACAGGAGATGGCGGAGTGGTTCCAGGCGGGCTATTTCTCTATGGCCCTGCTTGTGAAGCGGGGCTGTGATGAGGGCTTCCAGCCGTTGGGTGAGGTGATCAAGATGTGGGGTCGTGTGCCCTTTGCCCCTGGGCCCTCACCACCCCCACTGCTGGTGAGCATACCCCCCTTTGCACAGAGCAGGGACGGGAGGTGGGAGCCTGGCGGATGGCAGCGGGTGCTGCAGAGCAAGCCAAGGTCAGAGCCGCCGGAACTCTCTGGCCCTCACTCAGGGAAACATGGACCAGGAGCGGCTGAAGAAGCAGCAGGAGCTGGCGGCAGCCGCCTTGTACCAGCAGCTGCAGCACCAGCAGTTTCTGCAGCTGGTCGGCAGGTATGGGGGGCCCAGCAGGGCTTGTCAGTAGGGCTGCACTTGCCCTGTGGCCGGCCCACCTCATGCCCGTCCACTTCTCGGCAGCCGCCAGCTCCCGCAGTGTGCGCTCCGGGAAAAGGCGGCTCTGGGGgacctgccgccgccgccgcagcagcAGCTCACCGCGTTCCTGCAGCAGCTCCAAGCTCTCAAGCCCCCCAGGTGTGTGGGATGCTCCATCCTCGCTCCGTGTTCCCGTGGCCACGCGCACAGCCCTCGGGTGGTGGGGGCGTGGGGTGCAGGCTGGAAATGGCTTTAGGGTGCTGAGTGTCAGTGCTTTGCTCCCCAGGGGTGGGGACCAGAACTTGCTCCCGACGATGAACCGGTCCCTGTCAGCGCCAGACTCGGGCCCCCTCTGGGACATACATACCTCAGCCTCATCACAGTCAGGTGTGTGGCCAGCCACTGCCCGCCCGGCCCATCCTGAGCCCTGAAGTCCCCTCCCTATCCCCGATGGCCGCGGGTGGGTGGGTACCCTGAGGCCTGAGCTCCCTCCTGCAGCTGCCTTTGTTCCCTGCAGGCGGTGAGGCCAGTCTTTGGGACATACCAATTAACTCTTCGACTCAGGGTCCAATTCTAGAACAACTCCAGCTGCAGCATAAAGTGAGTGGGCGTCTGGGGCTGGAGTCCTCGGGTATCGGGGGGCCGGGCCACGGCAGGGAAGGCCTGACGTCAGGTCTGATGTCGACCGCTGCAGTTCCAGGAGCGCAGAGAAGTGGAGCTCAGGGCGAAGCGGGAGGAGGAGGAGCGCAAGCGCCGAGAGGAGAAGCGccgccagcagcagcaggaggagcAGAAGCGGCGGCAGGAAGAAGAGGAGCTGTTTCGGCGCAAGCAGGTGGGGGCCCGGCCGAGCGCACGTCCTGCCTGGGCCCGGCGGGGGTGCCCGCCGGCCCTCACCGCGTCTCTGCCTCAGGTGCGGCAGCAGGAGCTCCTGCTGAAGCTGCTCCAGCAGCAGCAGGCGGTGGCTGCCGTCCCTGTGCCTCCTGCGCCCAGTTCCCCGCCCCCCCTGTGGGCCGGCCTGGCCAAGCAGGGCCTGTCGATGAAGACGCTGCTGGAGCTGCAGCTGGAGGGCGAGCGGCAGATGCATAAGCAGCCCCCGCCTCGGGAGCCTTCGCGGGCCCAGGCTCCCAACCACCGCGTGGTGAGCAGGCTGGGCCTGGCCCCTGCTGGCTGGCACCTTGGGGCCCTCGGGAACCCCTTCCGGTCAGCTCCCGGGGTGacccggggtggggggcacactGGTCCCCATGTGACCCTGGAGGCGCTCTCTTCTGTGAggccctcacctcacctcacccaCCCGCCGTGCCACCTGAACGAACCTCCCACTCAGCGTTGAGTGTGTGTGTCCCGGCCTGGGCCACCCTGACTTACTGCCCTCTGTAGCAGCTCGGGGGCCTGGGCGCCACCCCCCTGAACCAGTGGGTGTCTGAGGCTGGGCCGCTGTGGGGCGGGCCCGACAAGAGTGGGGGCAGCAGCAGCCTGGGGCTCTGGGAGGACACCCTCAAGAGCAGCGGGAGCCTGGCCCGCAGCCTGGGCCTGAAGAACAGCCGCAGCAGCCCCTCTCTCAGGTGGGCGCCGGGGCCTGCGGGGGTGGGCGTGGGAGGGTGCGGGACTCTCTCAGGTGGGCGCCGGGGCCTGCGGGGGTGGGCGTGGGAGGGTGCGGGGCTCCTGAGCTTCACCTCCATCCCGCTCAGTGACTCGTACAGCCACCTGTCGGGTCGGCCTGTGCGCAAAAAGacggaagaggaagagaagctgCTGAAGCTGCTCCAGGGCATCCCCCGGCCCCAGGATGGCTTCACCCAGTGGTGTGAGCAGATGCTGCACACGCTGAGCACCACGGGCAGCCTGGACGGTACAGGCGGCTTTCCCCGGGAGGCCGGCTGGGGGTACCAGACCCGCATCGGTGGGCTCTGACAGCCCCATCCTGCCCCGCAGTGCCCATGGCTGTAGCGATCCTCAAGGAGGTGGAATCCCCCTACGACGTCCATGACTATATCCGTTCCTGCCTGGGGGACACGCTGGAAGCCAAAGAATTTGCCAAACAATTCCTGGAGCGGAGGGCCAAGCAGAAGGCCagccagcagcggcagcagcagcaggtgaGGTTTCACAGAGCCCTGGCCAGAGGCAGTGAGGGCGCCCAGCGCTCCCCTGACcgcccccctccctctcttctgctTGGCAGGAGGCTTGGCTGAGCAGTGGCTCCCTGCAGACAGCCTTTCAGACCAACCACAGCACCAAACTCGGCTCTGGGGAGGGCAGCAAAGCCAAGAGGCGGGCACTGATGCTGCACTCGGACCCCAGCATCTTGGGTGAGTTTGGAGTGGGGAGGAGGCTCCTTGCTCAGCACTGGGCAGGAGCCTGGGTGGGTGAGCTCAAACCCAGCTTCCCCTGGCTTCAGGGTACTCCCTGCATGGACCTTCTGGTGAGATCGAGAGCGTGGATGACTACTGACCAGCCCGTCCCACCAGCACCCTGGGCTATAGGCCAGGGGCAGCAGCAACGGCTTGGACCCCTGGGTCCCCGGCCTGCAGGCTCCCCACGAGGAGCATAGGAGGAAGCAGGGGCAGGGTCCCCAGCACTTGTTACAAACCACACGATGCACCTTAACTCACCCACCACGAGGCACTTTACAGATTGGGgggaagggtttttttgttttgtttttgtttttaattttaaacaacaTTGAAGAAAAcattagagacaaaaaaaaattgttaagaagGAGACTCTAAGcactccctttcccttttggggATGGGGGAGCAACAATGGAAGATCCACAGaggtttttgtttcgtttttttttctttttttttctttttttttaagaaaaaagaaaaacaaaaaaaatggttaggagactgaaagaaaaaacacactgTTATTTTGGGGCAGTGGGGACACGGGCCCCACGGACCTGTCCTGCCTGGCCCCCGAGGCTGCACTtaccctccctgccccacacgGTGGGCCACTGGGGTAACTGGAAGCTGGGGTGCCAGCAGTTTGCACAGCGAGGCCCCCTCAGCCCCGCCGGCCGGACCCGCTGTGAACGGCTCCCTTGTTGCTGTGACTGTGGCAGAGGTGTCTGAGGTGGGGGCCAAAGTAGCCCCTTGGCTTCGCTGCTTCTGGGGAAAGTTGCACAAATGGGCCAGGCCGCCTCAGCGCCCCAGGCTGCCGCCCTGCACTGGCTGGCAGGGTGGATGGGAGAGGGCCGGCAGTGCCAACCTCATCTGGCTGTCAGGCCGGCAGAACTTCCACTCTGGCCCTGGTGAGGGGCTTCCCCCTCCGCTGCCATTCGGGGGGCCGGCCTGGGTGCGAAGCTGAAAGTTCCAGCTCCCTGCCTTGCCACATGAATGTATTCTCTGGGCCACGAGCCCCTGCTGCGCCCGCTGCCTCAACCCGAGAGAGGTGGGGGTGGAGCAGTTCCTCCaggagctggagagagaggcGCCACTTCATGACTGTTGTTCCTCCTGTGAAGGGGGCAGGCGAGGGGCCAAGGAGGCCACGGAGTGAGCCGCTTGGGGCTTCTGGTTGCAGTGCGGGGCTGTTAGAAGGGAGCCCCCCAcctgcagccagctgtgtgggACATGGACCACCCAGCTCGGCCCTGACCCCTCCATTGACCAAATGGGAGAGGAGCAAGcggcctctcccctccctgctcccctcatgtttttaaatgttgggtAGGGTGGGGTGTCAAGAATGGGAGTGTCTATCTCTCCTGGGTCGGGGGTAGGCTGCCCTTCACCAACTTATTCCCAATCACCTACCTGGGTTTGTCTCCATttgggttgttgttttcttttttttttttaagtttgttgtATCTTTTGGATTTCTCATTTAACTTCTCCCGTGGACCTCATTGCTCAGAGCGCAGTATTAGGGCAAGATTCTGCCACTGCCTCCCCTCCATGAATGTATTTATCCTTCCTGccctggggaaatggggagtggcCCCAGTTTTCTTTCCCCATCTATCCCCAGagagatgatttttttaacttttttttttttttttttttttgcaccaaaGTGGCAACTGGGTCAGTGTTGGGGGATAAAGCTGGCCTCGGGGGTGGAGGGGCCCCCTCCACCTGCTTCTCCCTGGTTTCAACAGTGTTAGCGTCCGTGAAAAGACAATATTCTCTCTAAAGCAATAAGGGGGTGATGGGCCAGGGGGAAATGTCTTGCTGCTGCTGGCCCCCCAGCTCCCCCTTTCCTCGAGCCAGTATTTGGTGGCATTAGAGGTGTTGGGGGAGTACTGTTGTGACTGAATGTaactgcccccacccctgccgcagccaatgcagggggaggggggatgacACTCTTCCCcgtctcttccttcccctccccccccagctaAAGAGACTTTGAATTTAGGGGGCCCTTGAGCCTGGAGAGGCCTTAACCCTGTGAGGAAGTGTAGGGGgagccctctcccacccccatccccttctGAGAGTGGTCAATGTTTACAAGCCCCTGAGCCCCCCAGCCCAGGGACTCAGGCCCCTTGCTGTCCTTTCCCAGCCCGTCTTCCTGGGCCCCGGCTGCTCCCCCGCCCTTCCTGGGGTTAGGGTGGGTGCAGGGGTCATTCTGTATCCTTGTCTGCCTTGTACCCACCATCTCCCCAACCTGTGTGACTCCCTTCTCGTCTACCTGCCTCTGTAAATACTCCGCTTCCCCCCAATAAAACTTGGTGTGTGTTCTCCCCTCCTGTGTCTGAGTTGTTTCTTGGGGTAAGGGGATGTTGGGAACGAGAGGCACAGCTCAAAAGAGCTGGGAACTGAAAAAGCCACAGGCAAGGGGTGGCTATGGTCGGCCAGCCTAACCAGGCCAGACTAGAAATGGGAGGGCTGTGTGTGTGGAACACCTGTGACCTGCGGGCCAGAGAAGGTCCTCCCACCTGTGACTCTGCTTCCGGCTGA
The sequence above is a segment of the Orcinus orca chromosome 16, mOrcOrc1.1, whole genome shotgun sequence genome. Coding sequences within it:
- the GIGYF1 gene encoding GRB10-interacting GYF protein 1 isoform X8, which produces MGKGAGPPLGGASRGRGSTRSRGRGRGDSCFYQRSIEEGDGAFGRNPREIQRSQSWDDRSERRFEKSARRDGARSGFDEGGAGPRKEHARSDSENWRSLREEQEEEEEGSWRLGAGPRRDGDRWRSASPDGGPRSAGWREHGDRRRKFEFDLRGDRGGCGEEEGRGGGGGSHLRRGRGPDGFDDDKDGLPEWCLDDEDEEMGTFDASGAFLPVKKGPKEPIPEEQELDFQGLEEEEEEPSEGLDEEGPEAGGKELTPLPPQEEKSSSPSPLPSLGPLWGGNGEGDDALEKDLPAAEGDDMRAVQLSPGVGSPPGPPGDLEDDEGLKHLQQEAEKLVASLQDSSLEEEQFTAAIQAQGLRHSAAATALPLSHGAARKWFYKDPQGEIQGPFTTQEMAEWFQAGYFSMALLVKRGCDEGFQPLGEVIKMWGRVPFAPGPSPPPLLALTQGNMDQERLKKQQELAAAALYQQLQHQQFLQLVGSRQLPQCALREKAALGDLPPPPQQQLTAFLQQLQALKPPRGGDQNLLPTMNRSLSAPDSGPLWDIHTSASSQSGGEASLWDIPINSSTQGPILEQLQLQHKFQERREVELRAKREEEERKRREEKRRQQQQEEQKRRQEEEELFRRKQVRQQELLLKLLQQQQAVAAVPVPPAPSSPPPLWAGLAKQGLSMKTLLELQLEGERQMHKQPPPREPSRAQAPNHRVQLGGLGATPLNQWVSEAGPLWGGPDKSGGSSSLGLWEDTLKSSGSLARSLGLKNSRSSPSLSDSYSHLSGRPVRKKTEEEEKLLKLLQGIPRPQDGFTQWCEQMLHTLSTTGSLDVPMAVAILKEVESPYDVHDYIRSCLGDTLEAKEFAKQFLERRAKQKASQQRQQQQEAWLSSGSLQTAFQTNHSTKLGSGEGSKAKRRALMLHSDPSILGYSLHGPSGEIESVDDY
- the GIGYF1 gene encoding GRB10-interacting GYF protein 1 isoform X9 encodes the protein MGKGAGPPLGGASRGRGSTRSREARGGLRSRPGGMEGPWPPPADCVFPCSQARSGFDEGGAGPRKEHARSDSENWRSLREEQEEEEEGSWRLGAGPRRDGDRWRSASPDGGPRSAGWREHGDRRRKFEFDLRGDRGGCGEEEGRGGGGGSHLRRGRGPDGFDDDKDGLPEWCLDDEDEEMGTFDASGAFLPVKKGPKEPIPEEQELDFQGLEEEEEEPSEGLDEEGPEAGGKELTPLPPQEEKSSSPSPLPSLGPLWGGNGEGDDALEKDLPAAEGDDMRAVQLSPGVGSPPGPPGDLEDDEGLKHLQQEAEKLVASLQDSSLEEEQFTAAIQAQGLRHSAAATALPLSHGAARKWFYKDPQGEIQGPFTTQEMAEWFQAGYFSMALLVKRGCDEGFQPLGEVIKMWGRVPFAPGPSPPPLLALTQGNMDQERLKKQQELAAAALYQQLQHQQFLQLVGSRQLPQCALREKAALGDLPPPPQQQLTAFLQQLQALKPPRGGDQNLLPTMNRSLSAPDSGPLWDIHTSASSQSGGEASLWDIPINSSTQGPILEQLQLQHKFQERREVELRAKREEEERKRREEKRRQQQQEEQKRRQEEEELFRRKQVRQQELLLKLLQQQQAVAAVPVPPAPSSPPPLWAGLAKQGLSMKTLLELQLEGERQMHKQPPPREPSRAQAPNHRVQLGGLGATPLNQWVSEAGPLWGGPDKSGGSSSLGLWEDTLKSSGSLARSLGLKNSRSSPSLSDSYSHLSGRPVRKKTEEEEKLLKLLQGIPRPQDGFTQWCEQMLHTLSTTGSLDVPMAVAILKEVESPYDVHDYIRSCLGDTLEAKEFAKQFLERRAKQKASQQRQQQQEAWLSSGSLQTAFQTNHSTKLGSGEGSKAKRRALMLHSDPSILGYSLHGPSGEIESVDDY
- the GIGYF1 gene encoding GRB10-interacting GYF protein 1 isoform X7; the encoded protein is MAAETLNFGPEWLRALSSGGSVASPPPSPAMPKYKLADYRYGREEMLALYVKESKVPDELQDKEFAAVLQEEPLQPLALEPLTEEEQRNFSLSVNSVAVLRLMGKGAGPPLGGASRGRGSTRSRGRGRGDSCFYQRSIEEGDGAFGRNPREIQRSQSWDDRSERRFEKSARRDGARSGFDEGGAGPRKEHARSDSENWRSLREEQEEEEEGSWRLGAGPRRDGDRWRSASPDGGPRSAGWREHGDRRRKFEFDLRGDRGGCGEEEGRGGGGGSHLRRGRGPDGFDDDKDGLPEWCLDDEDEEMGTFDASGAFLPVKKGPKEPIPEEQELDFQGLEEEEEEPSEGLDEEGPEAGGKELTPLPPQEEKSSSPSPLPSLGPLWGGNGEGDDALEKDLPAAEGDDMRAVQLSPGVGSPPGPPGDLEDDEGLKHLQQEAEKLVASLQDSSLEEEQFTAAIQAQGLRHSAAATALPLSHGAARKWFYKDPQGEIQGPFTTQEMAEWFQAGYFSMALLVKRGCDEGFQPLGEVIKMWGRVPFAPGPSPPPLLGNMDQERLKKQLPQCALREKAALGDLPPPPQQQLTAFLQQLQALKPPRGGDQNLLPTMNRSLSAPDSGPLWDIHTSASSQSGGEASLWDIPINSSTQGPILEQLQLQHKFQERREVELRAKREEEERKRREEKRRQQQQEEQKRRQEEEELFRRKQVRQQELLLKLLQQQQAVAAVPVPPAPSSPPPLWAGLAKQGLSMKTLLELQLEGERQMHKQPPPREPSRAQAPNHRVQLGGLGATPLNQWVSEAGPLWGGPDKSGGSSSLGLWEDTLKSSGSLARSLGLKNSRSSPSLSDSYSHLSGRPVRKKTEEEEKLLKLLQGIPRPQDGFTQWCEQMLHTLSTTGSLDVPMAVAILKEVESPYDVHDYIRSCLGDTLEAKEFAKQFLERRAKQKASQQRQQQQEAWLSSGSLQTAFQTNHSTKLGSGEGSKAKRRALMLHSDPSILGYSLHGPSGEIESVDDY